A window of Salvelinus sp. IW2-2015 unplaced genomic scaffold, ASM291031v2 Un_scaffold6091, whole genome shotgun sequence genomic DNA:
gttggTCTCATTGAGATTAAACATCTCTTTTGCATGAGAGACCTTTCCAAATTTTGCTCCAACCCTACACTAATGCACCTAATTTCAGCTAGGCTAATCATGATTCTGGTgggtagaatcaggtgtgtttcaGGAAGGCTGGAGCAAAATCCTGCATACACCCAGCTCTGCTGGAGGAGGGTTGGCTACTCCTGCCCTAACAGCTGTTCAGTCACACATCAATGGAAGTTYTGTTTTAATGTGGTATTTCGTACATATGTCACCCTTGTGCAGTACAATGTAGCGCTTTCATGATATACAGCTGGCTGATATGGTTAACTGTTRATTTCTGTGRTGGATTCCTTCTTTAACAGGTTGCAGACCAGARCAGTAAAGTCCAGGGGGTCAAGAAGATTCTAGTGGCTCAACATGACTGCTACAAAGGACTGTTACCAGGTGATTTTTGGAAATGATGAAAGTCCCTTCATTCTGGGATGGGATATTTTTGTTATGTCCTGAGGTCTGTGTGGATATGCTTAGTTCAAATACAGATGCCGAAGATGTTTATTTACAGTTTATATGATATATACTGTTGGAATGATGGAATGCCATGATACTTCCTTTTGGTCTAAATATGTACTTTAACCCTGGTCCTCTTTTCTCCATACAGAGGAATTGACTCCTTTGATTCTTGCTACCCAGAAACAGTTCAACTTCACACACATCTGTGCAGGAGCTTCTGCTTTTGGGAAGGTGAGTTACTGACTGTAACACAACAGTGTTCACATGTCTGCATTTCCCCCATATTATTAATAGCTATATAATGATCAAGTCCTTCCTTATCATGGGAAGTTTATTTTATTATGTATCCAGACATGCATGAATAATAGTGCATTTTATCATCATAGCAACATCTAGTTGGTCTGATTGACCATTTTTAAACATTATGCTTTAATGCTTCTGAAAGTTTTTTTTCCTTCCAATTTTACCAAGTAAGTGTNNNNNNNNNNNNNNNNNNNNNNNNNNNNNNNNNNNNNNNNNNNNNNNNNNNNNNNNNNNNNNNNNNNNNNNNNNNNNNNNNNNNNNNNNNNNNNNNNNNNNNNNNNNNNNNNNNNNNNNNNNNNNNNNNNNNNNNNNNNNNNNNNNNNNNNNNNNNNNNNNNNNNNNNNNNNNNNNNNNNNNNNNNNNNNNNNNNNNNNNNNNNNNNNNNNNNNNNNNNNNNNNNNNNNNNNNNNNNNNNNNNNNNNNNNNNNNNNNNNNNNNNNNNNNNNNNNNNNNNNNNNNNNNNNNNNNNNNNNNNNNNNNNNNNNNNNNNNNNNNNNNNNNNNNNNNNNNNNNNNNNNNNNNNNNNNNNNNNNNNNNNNNNNNNNNNNNNNNNNNNNNNNNNNNNNNNNNNNNNNNNNNNNNNNNNNNNNNNNNNNNNNNNNNNNNNNNNNNNNNNNNNNNNNNNNNNNNNNNNNNNNNNNNNNNNNNNNNNNNNNNNNNTATTATGCTCAACAGAATCTCCTTCCCAGAGTGTCAGCCAAGCTGGATGTTGCAACTCTCTCTGACATCACCGAGGTCAAATCTCAAGACACCTTCGTTAGAACCATTTACGCTGGTGAGATTCCTGTtgtaatatattttataattaacAACTATTCCATTGAGGTATAAAATGACCCCAAATATTTTGTAAGCACACTAATTATTATGCCTTACAACATAGTTTCTTATCGCTGCAGGCCTGTTCTTAGCACAACCTATAATGCATACGTAAGCAGCAGAATAAATGATTGGAAAGATTTCAGTATTGGTGTAGTGCTCTGCTAATGGGCCCTGGGGTCAGGGGTTAAATGGAGATGATTGTTCTATATTCATTAGTAAAGTGATGAGGCTATAGTagttcatgttgttgttgtttctgacCTCTTAATGACTACAGAGATCCACCCTAGTCATCCCAGCTGTCAGTCTGAAAGACTAAAAGCCTKCCTGAAGAAGAATAAGCTCAGATCATATTTTGATTGGGCACATTATAATCATAAAATATAGATGGGTCTGATTTAAAATTATCCACTTAAACTTTGGCAAGAGCCTGACTCTTCCTGGTTGGtaattcagtgttttttttttaatgctgctGCATTTTTGAGAAAGGTCTTACACTTGGATGTTTTGGTGTTGTCAGACAGTCCAATTAGTAATTTACAATGCATATGCCAGGAACCGCCCTAGCTTCATACAATGCAAGTTCTTACAATGCAAATAATTACAATGCAAGTCTGTTCTTTCATGTTTTTAATTAaagaattaaattaaaataaataaagaatatatCTCAATATAACCAAGCAAACACATTGTATGtggtgttactgtatgtgttgtcttTGCTACAGGTAATGCCCTGGCCACAGTGAAGTGCAATGAGAAAGTCAAGGTGTTCACAGTGAGGGGAACTTCCTTTGAACCTGCTGCTGTGGGGGGAGGCAGTGCTGCTACTGAACAGGGTACAGTACTCTTCCATTACACTGTTGACAGCAGCACCACTCATtaacctttctctgtctctcatcatAACAGGTATTCATGTTWTCAATACCTGATTATGGCTCGCGAGCAGCATATTCAGATGCTAGTCTAAAGAATATTTTGCATATTTAATTTGACTGCGTTTTGATATTTAGTTTTTGTTATGTCTGTCCGTTCTGTTGCAGTTGCCTCACCCTCTCCTGCGGGGATGTCAGAATGGCTTGAGCAGAGCCTGACCAAGAGCGATCGACCAGAGCTCACTAGTGCCAAAGTGGTGGTGTCCGGAGGTAAGGGCTGACTGCTTCAGCCAATGTGTCATTCACATTCCCTGGCCTCTCATTCTGTTAGGTCATTGTGACCAAACACTTGATTTCTTTGTCCCATTAGGACGAGGGCTGAAGAGCGGTGAGAACTTCAAACTGCTGTATGACCTCGCTGACAAAATGGGCGCTGCAGGTATAAATAACGATGTGTGTGTAcatcagagagaaggagagcgagaatcTTTGAGTGAGTGGGTGCATGTGTGAGGGACAGcggaaagtgtgtgagtgtgctctTCATGTGGTCAGTTGTCTGTGTGTAACTGCATGGTATGATCATGTGTATTAATAACCTGCTGTATGTTGTGAATGCAGTGGGGGCTTCCAGAGCTGCTGTGGATGCTGGCTACGT
This region includes:
- the LOC112078694 gene encoding electron transfer flavoprotein subunit alpha, mitochondrial-like, whose product is MFTAINRRSLGQLPCLAQRFQSTLVITEHNNNQLTPITLNAITAASKVGGEVTCLVAGTNCAKVADQXSKVQGVKKILVAQHDCYKGLLPEELTPLILATQKQFNFTHICAGASAFGKNLLPRVSAKLDVATLSDITEVKSQDTFVRTIYAGNALATVKCNEKVKVFTVRGTSFEPAAVGGGSAATEQVASPSPAGMSEWLEQSLTKSDRPELTSAKVVVSGGRGLKSGENFKLLYDLADKMGAAVGASRAAVDAGYVPNDMQVGQTGKVVAPELYIAVGISGAIQHLAGMKDGKIIVAINKDPEAPIFQVADYGLVKDLFKVRLSMMTRLDIVI